A part of Anser cygnoides isolate HZ-2024a breed goose chromosome 17, Taihu_goose_T2T_genome, whole genome shotgun sequence genomic DNA contains:
- the CUX2 gene encoding homeobox protein cut-like 2 isoform X1, which yields MPAAAAGAGGLGAPALCPKMAAEVGARCRCRPRFDVRRLQVIALSKRSKEAETAFLSVYKQLIEAPDPAPVLEAARSLEDRLQQLQHLEPENPPLKELGRPWKKHPALPGTKEQREGTSPAAGLAAAETTLPGVDSKALLAEAWLQRNEAEKQKGLQEAQLTLAARLGEAEEKIKVLHSALKATQTELLELRCKYDEEAASKADEVAMIMTNLEKANQRAEAAQREVESLREQLAAVNSSLRLACCSPQGAAGDKVNYSMCSGSRLEAALAAKDREILRLLKDVQHLQSSLQELEESSANQIAELEGQLAAKNEAIEKLEEKLQAQADYEEIKTELSILKAMKVASASCSLPQSMSKPEEALLLGKEAFYPPQKYLLEKPGLMASAEEDPSEDESGKDPLGMEQPFPSPQQLPQAPADEPASPAPLPPLPGPGLAPEGPRTFPLSPFPGGERLPGDTLLPKAPPLQPPPYKSEGAGGGLPFPTAFFGAKSSAVPPVPVPPAASPPVEPSEGGGGSSADEEQLDTADIAFQVKEQLLKHNIGQRVFGHYVLGLSQGSVSEILARPKPWRKLTVKGKEPFIKMKQFLSDEQNVLALRTIQVRQRGSITPRIRTPETGSDDAIKNILEQAKKEIESQKGGEPKNPSASQAVANGAGGSSSEDAIKSILEQARREMQAQQQALLEMEAGGSGRPGGTPPAERSTLAAVSQNIVPAYVKQEEGSGASPGPPQTPLAVLSPAAFVQSIIRKVKSEIGDAGSYFDQHWASERSLLSRPYTSVSPSLSSSSSSYSGMANGRVWPRGEPGESGTNEDELPPAEDEPHRLTEMKAEGAGTEPAAGGRLSYFPAYVPRTLKPTVPPLTPEQYEMYMYREVDTLELTRQVKEKLAKNGICQRIFGEKGALSHSVGTMAAAHQVTPAPCPGAGPVPGQRERHAVAAQALEQADAEGPGALHPHAALADGPAGTRHQPAADPLPGQPRRAPAIPLAAPQPHRAREGLAGAPHPRPGEQQGEPAAREQGGGGQGAPQQPGPRGHPGDRRHVPRAGHLLHHQEGQGGADGQQFRPAAVWGEHPGPDAGLGVRSPLQAQAVAQAEPEGAGALRPHAALAQRPPQRRKAARHEEAGEESLPEASLRADERRLGQRVPQRPLRVCQPRPAAPGPQPPADQEAAGGAGPRGEGSLEESLPAGALPVPADHRAALLPAQPQDQHRHQLVPQLQVADAPGDAGGGCAGQRHGPRAGQRGGRPGAQGPAQPRLGHRGPKTPFRGERAPLCRRGEGEGGAGGGRRLGPPTGLAQPGQGSRRDWAPARGARRSPPRRRPQRRQPPATGRPCRGLRGSPATAAAPRPRWLPVVGQFIPLQPGGVPQLTFGSLLARPRRLGLTGAVLRRASLTGVASGPRPPAQHQRPAAPREDGQPQQHHPPPGAGRQSRGGPRVGVLSCPAALDIYIHTHTYIYFDKFSAHREADPATEGSGRWKGDARYEAAPAFVLNVKNWERF from the exons GTGATTGCACTTAGTAAGAGGAGCAAGGAGGCTGAGACGGCTTTCCTGAGTGTTTACAAGCAATTAATCGAAGCTCCAG ACCCCGCTCCTGTGCTGGAGGCTGCGCGGAGCCTGGAGGAccgcctgcagcagctccagcacctcgaGCCCGAAAATCCGCCCCTGAAGGAGCTCGGCCGCCCCTGGAAGAAGCACCCGGCGCTCCCCGGCACCAAAG AACAGAGAGAAGGGACGTCGCCGGCGGCCGGGCTCGCGGCGGCCGAGACCACGCTCCCCGGTGTCGACAGCAAAGCCCTTTTGGCAGAAGCCTGGCTGCAGAGAAAtgaggcagaaaaacaaaa agggctgcaggaagcCCAGCTCACCCTGGCTGCACGCCTGGGGGAAGCAGAGGAGAAGATCAAGGTGCTCCACTCAG CGCTGAAGGCGACGCAgacggagctgctggagctgcggTGTAAATACGACGAGGAGGCTGCCTCCAA GGCAGACGAAGTAGCCATGATCATGACGAACCTTGAAAAAGCCAACCAG CGTGCGGAGGCTGCGCAGCGGGAGGTGGAGAGCCTGAGGGAGCAGCTGGCGGCCGTCAACAGCTCCCTGCGCCTGGCCTGCTGCTCCCCGCAGGGCGCTGCCGGG GACAAAGTGAACTATTCCATGTGCTCAGGGTCGAGGCTGGAGGCGGCTCTGGCCGCCAAGGACCGGGAGATCCTGCGGCTCCTGAAGGACGTCCAGCACCTCCAGAGCtcgctgcaggagctggaggagtcCTCCGCCAACCAGATCGCCGAGCTGGAGGGGCAGCTGGCCGCCAAGAACGAAGCCATCGAG aagctggaggagaagctgcaggCGCAGGCGGACTACGAGGAGATCAAGACGGAGCTGAG CATCCTGAAGGCCATGAAGGTGGCGTCCGCCAGCTGCAGCCTTCCCCAG AGCATGTCGAAGCCGGAGgaggccctgctgctggggaaggaggctTTCTACCCGCCGCAGAAGTACCTGCTGGAGAAGCCCGGCCTGATGGCCAGCGCTG AGGAGGATCCCTCTGAAGACGAGTCGGGGAAGGACCCGCTGGGCATGGAGCAGCCGTTTCCgtccccccagcagctcccacaggcCCCGGCAGACGAGCCGgcctcccctgctcccctcccacccctgccTGGCCCTGGCCTGGCCCCTGAGGGCCCCCGGACGTTCCCGCTGTCCCCCTTCCCGGGGGGCGAGCGGCTCCCGGGGGACACGCTGCTCCCCAAGGCCCCCCCGTTGCAGCCACCCCCTTACAAGAGCGAGGGTGCCGGCGGGGGGCTGCCCTTCCCCACCGCTTTCTTCGGGGCCAAAAGCAGCGCCgtgccccccgtccccgtgccgcccgccgccagcccccccgTTGAGCCCTCtgagggcggcgggggcagctCGGCCGACGAGGAGCAGCTGGATACGGCCGACATCGCCTTCCAGGTGAAGGAACAGCTGCTGAAGCACAACATCGGGCAGCGGGTCTTCGGGCACTACGTGCTGGGGCTGTCGCAGGGCTCCGTCAGCGAGATCCTGGCCCGGCCCAAGCCCTGGCGCAAGCTGACGGTGAAGGGCAAGGAGCCGTTCATCAAGATGAAGCAGTTCCTCTCCGACGAGCAGAACGTGCTGGCCCTGAGGACTATCCAGGTGCGCCAGAGAG GTAGCATCACGCCGCGGATCAGAACACCAGAAACCGGCTCCGACGACGCCATCAAAAACATCCTAGAGCAGGCGAAGAAGGAGATCGAGTCACAGAAGGGAG GTGAGCCCAAAAACCCATCGGCATCTCAAGCGGTGGCCAacggggcgggcggcagcagcTCGGAGGATGCCATCAAGAGCATCCTGGAGCAGGCGCGGCGGGAGATGCAGGCGCAGCAGCAGGCGCTGCTGGAGATGgaggcggggggcagcgggcgccCCGGGGGCACGCCGCCCGCCGAGCGCTCCACGCTGGCCGCCGTCAGCCAGAACATCGTCCCGGCATACGTCaagcaggaggaggggagcggggccagccccggccccccgcagaCGCCCCTCGCCGTCCTCTCGCCCGCCGCCTTCGTGCAGAGCATCATCCGCAAGGTGAAGTCGGAGATCGGCGACGCCGGCTCCTATTTCGACCAGCACTGGGCGTCGGAGCGCAGCCTGCTCAGCCGGCCCTACACCTCCGTCTCGCCTtcgctctcctcctcctcctcgagcTACTCCGGCATGGCCAACGGCCGGGTCTGGCCGCGGGGAGAGCCCGGTGAGAGCGGTACCAACGAGGACGAGCTGCCGCCGGCTGAGGATGAGCCCCACCGGCTGACGGAGATGAAGGCGGAGGGTGCGGGCACGGAGCCAGCAGCTGGCGGAAGGCTGTCCTACTTCCCCGCCTACGTGCCACGCACCCTGAAGCCCACCGTGCCGCCGCTGACGCCGGAGCAGTACGAGATGTACATGTACAGGGAGGTGGACACGCTGGAGCTGACCCGGCAGGTCAAGGAGAAGTTGGCCAAGAACGGCATCTGCCAGAGGATCTTCGGAGAGAAG GGCGCCCTGTCCCATTCGGTGGGGACGATGGCAGCAGCCCATCAGGTAACGCCTGCGCCGTGCCCAGGTGCTgggcctgtcccagggcagCGTGAGCGACATGCTGTCGCGGCCCAAGCCTTGGAGCAAGCTGACGCAGAAGGGCCGGGAGCCCTTCATCCGCATGCAGCTCTGGCTGACGGACCAGCTGGGACAAGGCATCAGCCAGCAGCCGACCCCCTCCCAGG ccagccccgccgagccccAGCCATCCCCCtcgccgccccccagccccaccgagCACGAGAAGGGCTCGCAGGAGCCCCTCACCCTCGccctggagagcagcaaggagaaCCAGCAGCCCGAGagcagggcggcggcgggcaaGGCGCACCCCAACAGCCAGGGCCCCGTGGGCATCCAGGAGATCGTCGCCATGTCCCCCGAGCTGGACACCTACTCCATCACCAAGAAGGTCAAGGAGGTGCTGACGGACAACAATTTAG GCCAGCGGCTGTTTGGGGAGAGCATCCTGGGCCTGACGCAGGGCTCGGTGTCCGATCTCCTCTCCAGGCCCAAGCCGTGGCACAAGCTGAGCCTGAAGGGGCGGGAGCCCTTCGTCCGCATGCAGCTCTGGCTCAACGACCCCCACAACGTCGAAAAGCTGCGCGACATGAAGAAGCTGGAGAAGAAAG CCTACCTGAAGCGTCGCTACGGGCTGATGAGCGCCGGCTCGGACAGCGAGTCCCCCAGCGCCCGCTCCGAGTGTGCCAGCCCCGgcctgcagccccaggaccTCAGCCTCCTGCAGATCAAGAAGCCGCGGGTGGTGCTGGCCCCCGAGGAGAAGGAAGCCTTGAAGAAAGCCTACCAGCTGGAGCCCTACCCGTCCCAGCAGACCATCGAGCTGCTCTCCTTCCAGCTCAACCTCAAGACCAACACCGTCATCAACTGGTTCCACAACTACAG GTCGCGGATGCGCCGGGAGATGCTGGTGGAGGGTGCGCAGGACAACGACACGGACCCCGAgcagggcagcggggcggcCGGCCTGGGGCGCAGGGCCCTGCACAGCCCCGACTCGGACACCGAGGACCGAAAACCCCTTTTCGAGGGGAGCGAGCACCCCTGTGCCGGCGAGGTGAAGGtgaaggaggagcagggggaggcaggCGGCTGGGGCCACCGACGGGACTCGCGCAGCCCGGCCAGGGCAGCAGAAGGGACTGGGCCCCCGCAAGAGGAGCGAGGAGgagccccccgcgccgccgcccccagcgCCGGCAGCCTCCCGCGACGGGGAGGCCGTGCCGGGGCCTCCGGGGGTcccccgccaccgccgccgcaCCCCGACCCCGGTGGCTCCCAGTCGTCGGCCAGTTCATCCCGCTGCAGCCTGGAGGTGTCCCCCAGCTCACCTTCGGCAGCCTCCTCGCCCGGCCTCGCCGGCTCGGCCTCACCGGGGCCGTCCTCCGCCGGGCCAGTCTCACCGGCGTTGCctccggcccccggcccccggctcAGCACCAGCGTCCAGCGGCGCCACGAGAAGATGGCCAACCTCAACAACATCATCCACCGCCTGGAGCGGGCCGCCAATCGCGAGGAGGCCCTCGAGTGGGAGTTCTGAGCTGCCCCGCTGCcttggatatatatatacacacacacacatatatatattttgataaaTTCAGCGCGCACCGAGAGGCAGACCCAGCGACGGAGGGGAGCGGCCGGTGGAAGGGGGACGCCCGCTACGAAGCCGCCCCcgcttttgttttaaatgtgaaaaactgGGAAcgattttag
- the CUX2 gene encoding homeobox protein cut-like 2 isoform X2, with product MLLWKSQPKRQVETSFAIAVFQPLSQMHLDIRKGIHLLSPCNNTAAIPSCLFDDPAPVLEAARSLEDRLQQLQHLEPENPPLKELGRPWKKHPALPGTKEQREGTSPAAGLAAAETTLPGVDSKALLAEAWLQRNEAEKQKGLQEAQLTLAARLGEAEEKIKVLHSALKATQTELLELRCKYDEEAASKADEVAMIMTNLEKANQRAEAAQREVESLREQLAAVNSSLRLACCSPQGAAGDKVNYSMCSGSRLEAALAAKDREILRLLKDVQHLQSSLQELEESSANQIAELEGQLAAKNEAIEKLEEKLQAQADYEEIKTELSILKAMKVASASCSLPQSMSKPEEALLLGKEAFYPPQKYLLEKPGLMASAEEDPSEDESGKDPLGMEQPFPSPQQLPQAPADEPASPAPLPPLPGPGLAPEGPRTFPLSPFPGGERLPGDTLLPKAPPLQPPPYKSEGAGGGLPFPTAFFGAKSSAVPPVPVPPAASPPVEPSEGGGGSSADEEQLDTADIAFQVKEQLLKHNIGQRVFGHYVLGLSQGSVSEILARPKPWRKLTVKGKEPFIKMKQFLSDEQNVLALRTIQVRQRGSITPRIRTPETGSDDAIKNILEQAKKEIESQKGGEPKNPSASQAVANGAGGSSSEDAIKSILEQARREMQAQQQALLEMEAGGSGRPGGTPPAERSTLAAVSQNIVPAYVKQEEGSGASPGPPQTPLAVLSPAAFVQSIIRKVKSEIGDAGSYFDQHWASERSLLSRPYTSVSPSLSSSSSSYSGMANGRVWPRGEPGESGTNEDELPPAEDEPHRLTEMKAEGAGTEPAAGGRLSYFPAYVPRTLKPTVPPLTPEQYEMYMYREVDTLELTRQVKEKLAKNGICQRIFGEKGALSHSVGTMAAAHQVTPAPCPGAGPVPGQRERHAVAAQALEQADAEGPGALHPHAALADGPAGTRHQPAADPLPGQPRRAPAIPLAAPQPHRAREGLAGAPHPRPGEQQGEPAAREQGGGGQGAPQQPGPRGHPGDRRHVPRAGHLLHHQEGQGGADGQQFRPAAVWGEHPGPDAGLGVRSPLQAQAVAQAEPEGAGALRPHAALAQRPPQRRKAARHEEAGEESLPEASLRADERRLGQRVPQRPLRVCQPRPAAPGPQPPADQEAAGGAGPRGEGSLEESLPAGALPVPADHRAALLPAQPQDQHRHQLVPQLQVADAPGDAGGGCAGQRHGPRAGQRGGRPGAQGPAQPRLGHRGPKTPFRGERAPLCRRGEGEGGAGGGRRLGPPTGLAQPGQGSRRDWAPARGARRSPPRRRPQRRQPPATGRPCRGLRGSPATAAAPRPRWLPVVGQFIPLQPGGVPQLTFGSLLARPRRLGLTGAVLRRASLTGVASGPRPPAQHQRPAAPREDGQPQQHHPPPGAGRQSRGGPRVGVLSCPAALDIYIHTHTYIYFDKFSAHREADPATEGSGRWKGDARYEAAPAFVLNVKNWERF from the exons ATGTTGCTCTGGAAATCCCAGCCGAAGAGACAAGTGGAAACATCTTTTGCCATCGCTGTGTTTCAGCCCCTGAGCCAAATGCATCTTGACATTAGAAAAGGAATACATTTGCTCAGCCCTTGTAATAACACTGCGGCTATCCCCAGTTGTCTTTTCGACG ACCCCGCTCCTGTGCTGGAGGCTGCGCGGAGCCTGGAGGAccgcctgcagcagctccagcacctcgaGCCCGAAAATCCGCCCCTGAAGGAGCTCGGCCGCCCCTGGAAGAAGCACCCGGCGCTCCCCGGCACCAAAG AACAGAGAGAAGGGACGTCGCCGGCGGCCGGGCTCGCGGCGGCCGAGACCACGCTCCCCGGTGTCGACAGCAAAGCCCTTTTGGCAGAAGCCTGGCTGCAGAGAAAtgaggcagaaaaacaaaa agggctgcaggaagcCCAGCTCACCCTGGCTGCACGCCTGGGGGAAGCAGAGGAGAAGATCAAGGTGCTCCACTCAG CGCTGAAGGCGACGCAgacggagctgctggagctgcggTGTAAATACGACGAGGAGGCTGCCTCCAA GGCAGACGAAGTAGCCATGATCATGACGAACCTTGAAAAAGCCAACCAG CGTGCGGAGGCTGCGCAGCGGGAGGTGGAGAGCCTGAGGGAGCAGCTGGCGGCCGTCAACAGCTCCCTGCGCCTGGCCTGCTGCTCCCCGCAGGGCGCTGCCGGG GACAAAGTGAACTATTCCATGTGCTCAGGGTCGAGGCTGGAGGCGGCTCTGGCCGCCAAGGACCGGGAGATCCTGCGGCTCCTGAAGGACGTCCAGCACCTCCAGAGCtcgctgcaggagctggaggagtcCTCCGCCAACCAGATCGCCGAGCTGGAGGGGCAGCTGGCCGCCAAGAACGAAGCCATCGAG aagctggaggagaagctgcaggCGCAGGCGGACTACGAGGAGATCAAGACGGAGCTGAG CATCCTGAAGGCCATGAAGGTGGCGTCCGCCAGCTGCAGCCTTCCCCAG AGCATGTCGAAGCCGGAGgaggccctgctgctggggaaggaggctTTCTACCCGCCGCAGAAGTACCTGCTGGAGAAGCCCGGCCTGATGGCCAGCGCTG AGGAGGATCCCTCTGAAGACGAGTCGGGGAAGGACCCGCTGGGCATGGAGCAGCCGTTTCCgtccccccagcagctcccacaggcCCCGGCAGACGAGCCGgcctcccctgctcccctcccacccctgccTGGCCCTGGCCTGGCCCCTGAGGGCCCCCGGACGTTCCCGCTGTCCCCCTTCCCGGGGGGCGAGCGGCTCCCGGGGGACACGCTGCTCCCCAAGGCCCCCCCGTTGCAGCCACCCCCTTACAAGAGCGAGGGTGCCGGCGGGGGGCTGCCCTTCCCCACCGCTTTCTTCGGGGCCAAAAGCAGCGCCgtgccccccgtccccgtgccgcccgccgccagcccccccgTTGAGCCCTCtgagggcggcgggggcagctCGGCCGACGAGGAGCAGCTGGATACGGCCGACATCGCCTTCCAGGTGAAGGAACAGCTGCTGAAGCACAACATCGGGCAGCGGGTCTTCGGGCACTACGTGCTGGGGCTGTCGCAGGGCTCCGTCAGCGAGATCCTGGCCCGGCCCAAGCCCTGGCGCAAGCTGACGGTGAAGGGCAAGGAGCCGTTCATCAAGATGAAGCAGTTCCTCTCCGACGAGCAGAACGTGCTGGCCCTGAGGACTATCCAGGTGCGCCAGAGAG GTAGCATCACGCCGCGGATCAGAACACCAGAAACCGGCTCCGACGACGCCATCAAAAACATCCTAGAGCAGGCGAAGAAGGAGATCGAGTCACAGAAGGGAG GTGAGCCCAAAAACCCATCGGCATCTCAAGCGGTGGCCAacggggcgggcggcagcagcTCGGAGGATGCCATCAAGAGCATCCTGGAGCAGGCGCGGCGGGAGATGCAGGCGCAGCAGCAGGCGCTGCTGGAGATGgaggcggggggcagcgggcgccCCGGGGGCACGCCGCCCGCCGAGCGCTCCACGCTGGCCGCCGTCAGCCAGAACATCGTCCCGGCATACGTCaagcaggaggaggggagcggggccagccccggccccccgcagaCGCCCCTCGCCGTCCTCTCGCCCGCCGCCTTCGTGCAGAGCATCATCCGCAAGGTGAAGTCGGAGATCGGCGACGCCGGCTCCTATTTCGACCAGCACTGGGCGTCGGAGCGCAGCCTGCTCAGCCGGCCCTACACCTCCGTCTCGCCTtcgctctcctcctcctcctcgagcTACTCCGGCATGGCCAACGGCCGGGTCTGGCCGCGGGGAGAGCCCGGTGAGAGCGGTACCAACGAGGACGAGCTGCCGCCGGCTGAGGATGAGCCCCACCGGCTGACGGAGATGAAGGCGGAGGGTGCGGGCACGGAGCCAGCAGCTGGCGGAAGGCTGTCCTACTTCCCCGCCTACGTGCCACGCACCCTGAAGCCCACCGTGCCGCCGCTGACGCCGGAGCAGTACGAGATGTACATGTACAGGGAGGTGGACACGCTGGAGCTGACCCGGCAGGTCAAGGAGAAGTTGGCCAAGAACGGCATCTGCCAGAGGATCTTCGGAGAGAAG GGCGCCCTGTCCCATTCGGTGGGGACGATGGCAGCAGCCCATCAGGTAACGCCTGCGCCGTGCCCAGGTGCTgggcctgtcccagggcagCGTGAGCGACATGCTGTCGCGGCCCAAGCCTTGGAGCAAGCTGACGCAGAAGGGCCGGGAGCCCTTCATCCGCATGCAGCTCTGGCTGACGGACCAGCTGGGACAAGGCATCAGCCAGCAGCCGACCCCCTCCCAGG ccagccccgccgagccccAGCCATCCCCCtcgccgccccccagccccaccgagCACGAGAAGGGCTCGCAGGAGCCCCTCACCCTCGccctggagagcagcaaggagaaCCAGCAGCCCGAGagcagggcggcggcgggcaaGGCGCACCCCAACAGCCAGGGCCCCGTGGGCATCCAGGAGATCGTCGCCATGTCCCCCGAGCTGGACACCTACTCCATCACCAAGAAGGTCAAGGAGGTGCTGACGGACAACAATTTAG GCCAGCGGCTGTTTGGGGAGAGCATCCTGGGCCTGACGCAGGGCTCGGTGTCCGATCTCCTCTCCAGGCCCAAGCCGTGGCACAAGCTGAGCCTGAAGGGGCGGGAGCCCTTCGTCCGCATGCAGCTCTGGCTCAACGACCCCCACAACGTCGAAAAGCTGCGCGACATGAAGAAGCTGGAGAAGAAAG CCTACCTGAAGCGTCGCTACGGGCTGATGAGCGCCGGCTCGGACAGCGAGTCCCCCAGCGCCCGCTCCGAGTGTGCCAGCCCCGgcctgcagccccaggaccTCAGCCTCCTGCAGATCAAGAAGCCGCGGGTGGTGCTGGCCCCCGAGGAGAAGGAAGCCTTGAAGAAAGCCTACCAGCTGGAGCCCTACCCGTCCCAGCAGACCATCGAGCTGCTCTCCTTCCAGCTCAACCTCAAGACCAACACCGTCATCAACTGGTTCCACAACTACAG GTCGCGGATGCGCCGGGAGATGCTGGTGGAGGGTGCGCAGGACAACGACACGGACCCCGAgcagggcagcggggcggcCGGCCTGGGGCGCAGGGCCCTGCACAGCCCCGACTCGGACACCGAGGACCGAAAACCCCTTTTCGAGGGGAGCGAGCACCCCTGTGCCGGCGAGGTGAAGGtgaaggaggagcagggggaggcaggCGGCTGGGGCCACCGACGGGACTCGCGCAGCCCGGCCAGGGCAGCAGAAGGGACTGGGCCCCCGCAAGAGGAGCGAGGAGgagccccccgcgccgccgcccccagcgCCGGCAGCCTCCCGCGACGGGGAGGCCGTGCCGGGGCCTCCGGGGGTcccccgccaccgccgccgcaCCCCGACCCCGGTGGCTCCCAGTCGTCGGCCAGTTCATCCCGCTGCAGCCTGGAGGTGTCCCCCAGCTCACCTTCGGCAGCCTCCTCGCCCGGCCTCGCCGGCTCGGCCTCACCGGGGCCGTCCTCCGCCGGGCCAGTCTCACCGGCGTTGCctccggcccccggcccccggctcAGCACCAGCGTCCAGCGGCGCCACGAGAAGATGGCCAACCTCAACAACATCATCCACCGCCTGGAGCGGGCCGCCAATCGCGAGGAGGCCCTCGAGTGGGAGTTCTGAGCTGCCCCGCTGCcttggatatatatatacacacacacacatatatatattttgataaaTTCAGCGCGCACCGAGAGGCAGACCCAGCGACGGAGGGGAGCGGCCGGTGGAAGGGGGACGCCCGCTACGAAGCCGCCCCcgcttttgttttaaatgtgaaaaactgGGAAcgattttag